The following are from one region of the Treponema denticola genome:
- a CDS encoding MalY/PatB family protein encodes MSINKTRKYDFENTLPRKNIGSAKWELMYRWNPDVPDGIIPLSVADMEFKNPPEITEGLKSYLDRLILGYSMRYPDYDNAVINWLKRKHDYTVSAEMILQTPGVVNAFFAAVNAFTEKGDGVIIMRPVYYPFSMAIEMNDRELVNCPLLCDKDNYYTIDYEKFERLAKQPKNKLLIFCSPHNPVGRVWKKEELKKLAEIALANNVIVFSDEIWNDLVMPGYKHTIMASISKEIGSNTITATAPSKTFNVAGLATSNIIVENENLRTKYYDMLQRMRSSSVNVLGFKACEIAYTQCDKWLDELLQVLDTNQKLVKNYFDSNFPMLKSRFIEGTYLQWIDFRALGMDNQTLENFMHNEAQFFTDEGYVFGSEGDGFERINVGCPTKILQQHLEMLGDALKKKLLSL; translated from the coding sequence ATGTCAATCAATAAAACAAGAAAGTATGATTTTGAAAATACTCTTCCGCGAAAAAACATAGGTTCCGCTAAGTGGGAACTTATGTACCGATGGAATCCGGATGTTCCGGACGGCATAATTCCGCTTTCCGTCGCCGATATGGAATTTAAAAACCCGCCCGAAATAACTGAAGGCTTAAAAAGCTATCTCGATAGACTGATTTTAGGTTATTCTATGAGATACCCCGATTATGATAATGCCGTAATAAATTGGCTTAAGCGTAAGCATGATTATACCGTAAGTGCCGAAATGATTCTTCAGACTCCCGGTGTTGTAAATGCTTTTTTTGCTGCAGTAAATGCCTTTACCGAAAAAGGAGACGGCGTAATAATTATGAGGCCGGTATATTATCCCTTTTCTATGGCAATCGAAATGAATGACAGGGAGCTTGTAAATTGTCCTCTTCTATGTGATAAGGACAATTATTATACAATAGATTATGAGAAATTTGAACGTTTGGCAAAGCAGCCTAAAAATAAACTTTTGATATTTTGCTCTCCTCATAATCCTGTCGGCCGTGTATGGAAAAAAGAGGAATTAAAAAAACTTGCCGAAATAGCTTTGGCAAATAATGTTATAGTTTTTTCCGATGAGATTTGGAATGACCTTGTAATGCCCGGCTATAAACATACCATCATGGCAAGTATTTCCAAAGAAATAGGTTCAAATACCATAACTGCGACTGCTCCTTCAAAAACCTTCAATGTTGCAGGACTTGCTACATCAAATATAATTGTCGAAAATGAAAATCTTAGAACAAAATATTATGATATGCTTCAGAGGATGAGATCTTCAAGTGTAAATGTTCTCGGGTTTAAAGCTTGCGAAATAGCTTATACTCAGTGCGACAAATGGCTTGATGAGCTTCTTCAAGTTCTCGATACTAATCAAAAGCTGGTTAAAAACTATTTTGATTCCAATTTTCCTATGCTTAAAAGCCGATTTATCGAAGGTACTTATCTTCAATGGATTGATTTTAGAGCCCTCGGAATGGATAACCAAACTTTGGAAAATTTTATGCATAATGAAGCTCAATTTTTTACGGATGAAGGTTATGTTTTCGGCTCTGAAGGAGACGGTTTTGAAAGAATCAATGTCGGCTGTCCTACTAAAATTTTACAGCAGCATTTGGAGATGCTCGGTGATGCATTAAAGAAAAAATTGTTATCGTTATAA
- a CDS encoding DUF308 domain-containing protein has protein sequence MSEKKLSYSMIFLAIAVMSTVLGLVCIFNPDSITRIIVTIVGISLIVYGLVEIYQFLSIKMNTFLVLGIILIGLGLLCLVNPSAVLGLIGLVLGLFLICLGAVEVKKSFDLKRYGVKLWWLWLIFAGIVCLIGLSGLFNPASISGLFASLIGFGFLINGISSIWLFFVLKKRI, from the coding sequence ATGTCTGAAAAAAAATTATCTTATTCTATGATTTTTTTGGCTATTGCCGTGATGTCTACAGTTTTAGGGCTTGTATGTATTTTTAACCCTGACAGTATAACAAGAATTATTGTGACTATTGTAGGTATTTCGTTAATCGTTTACGGACTTGTCGAAATTTATCAGTTCCTTTCAATCAAAATGAATACCTTTTTGGTTTTGGGTATCATTCTTATAGGACTGGGGCTTTTGTGTCTGGTAAATCCAAGTGCCGTTCTCGGTCTTATCGGGCTCGTCCTCGGGCTGTTTTTGATTTGTTTGGGAGCTGTTGAGGTCAAAAAGTCCTTTGATCTAAAAAGATACGGTGTGAAGCTGTGGTGGCTTTGGCTGATTTTTGCCGGAATTGTATGCCTAATAGGGCTTTCGGGGCTTTTTAATCCTGCAAGCATTTCAGGCCTCTTTGCAAGTTTGATAGGTTTTGGTTTTTTGATAAACGGAATAAGCAGCATTTGGCTCTTCTTTGTATTGAAGAAAAGGATCTGA